A window of the Aspergillus flavus chromosome 6, complete sequence genome harbors these coding sequences:
- a CDS encoding uncharacterized protein (expressed protein), giving the protein MYCQQRFFAFLYALLDLTSIRPKSAPCFDMGSRGGMPFCVECTSITLTNNTSTDVYQLDGISCALSLNCTLALESAPVLLVNLGGIAYPKLQVNSPLSVALVPPVLQVGLTSSQECVNSLEKLVFMNSGNPSRRPVQQIYPSSSALVEEDNTKKSLSMQDDLQQIHASRTRVNEPYPAASPDITAQVYVGDLESCLVSVRDRIIQAFTLNTTLNNSYTKKEARKRSIRQRFNNLRLNCQDRICGGYDLEKLCTSNSMSTAEKDACAACYPRKNPRLIRDRCKEHRAGLYQVLYRACMLLGFLAMVAVLLHMVRSYRRRRRSRTFRNLAAETFLSSDLLPMATTTSVSTSSYSGLDLRTEYNPAMGDIQNSGANLSMTERRLRRLGLFNREPRKGVRDVFDLESHGCIREGSRLPKERIPVLPRASNASLRKHFTSRNMKQAPMGLGDEGNKARSG; this is encoded by the coding sequence ATGTATTGTCAACAAcgcttctttgcctttctaTATGCATTATTGGATCTGACCTCCATTAGGCCCAAGTCAGCTCCTTGTTTCGACATGGGTAGTCGAGGGGGTATGCCATTCTGCGTCGAGTGCACTTCAATTACATTGACTAACAACACATCTACGGATGTATACCAACTGGACGGTATAAGTTGTGCATTATCTCTCAACTGTACGTTGGCGTTGGAATCGGCACCAGTCCTTTTGGTGAACTTGGGCGGCATAGCATACCCAAAACTTCAAGTTAACTCACCTCTCAGTGTGGCACTCGTGCCGCCAGTCCTTCAAGTGGGGCTAACAAGCTCGCAAGAATGTGTGAACAGCTTGGAAAAGCTCGTATTCATGAACTCAGGCAACCCAAGTCGCCGTCCCGTACAGCAAATCTacccttcatcatctgcgcTGGTAGAGGAAGATAACACAAAGAAGTCTCTATCAATGCAAGATGATCTGCAACAGATACATGCGAGTAGGACGCGAGTTAATGAGCCATATCCGGCCGCTAGTCCAGATATCACTGCTCAAGTCTATGTCGGAGATCTTGAAAGTTGCCTGGTATCCGTTCGAGACCGAATTATACAGGCCTTTACGCTCAACACCACCTTGAACAATTCTTacacaaagaaggaagccCGGAAAAGGTCTATTCGACAAAGATTTAACAATCTGAGGTTGAACTGTCAAGACAGAATTTGCGGAGGATACGACTTGGAAAAGCTTTGTACCTCAAATAGCATGTCTACAGCAGAAAAGGATGCTTGCGCTGCATGTTACCCCCGGAAGAACCCGAGGCTTATAAGAGATCGATGCAAAGAACACAGAGCGGGATTGTACCAAGTCCTTTATCGGGCTTGCATGCTGCTGGGATTTCTCGCAATGGTAGCTGTTCTCCTGCACATGGTGCGTTCTTACAGGCGCCGGCGCAGAAGCCGAACATTTAGGAATCTAGCAGCTGAGACCTTTCTGTCTTCGGATCTGTTGCCTATGGCTACAACGACCTCAGTTTCCACATCCTCGTATAGTGGGCTAGATCTGCGGACCGAATATAACCCTGCTATGGGTGACATACAGAACTCCGGAGCAAATCTCTCCATGACAGAGAGGAGGCTCAGACGTCTTGGTCTCTTTAATAGGGAGCCTCGCAAGGGAGTACGGGATGTTTTCGATCTAGAGTCGCATGGGTGCATCCGTGAGGGAAGCAGGTTACCGAAGGAGAGGATTCCTGTATTGCCTCGAGCCTCAAATGCAAGTCTTCGAAAACATTTTACGAGCAGAAACATGAAGCAAGCGCCCATGGGACTTGGTGATGAAGGTAATAAAGCTCGCAGTGGCTAG
- a CDS encoding sugar transporter codes for MAFNLMGSKRAYNWYISCVAAACMVLYGYDASVYNSVQGSKNWVLYFNDPDDNMIGAVNTAYTVGAIFGGFFLGGPVADFLGRKYGMAIGCVMVIASTFMQTFAPRGNIACFLAGRCIIGIGQGIALTAGPIYIGELAPAEIRGKIMTFWQMFYSVGSFICFWVNYGCTEHKENLGEWDWKMVVIFQLLVPCLILALMPTIPGSPRWQVYIQRNNDVEKARKALQRVREPHEVEEELLKIREAIEYEKEAISGSYSALWKDKSLRKRMALALVINAGQQITGQGTLNTYSTKIYQKVFPNAGQIALINALNATFGIIFTLNAVWIIDRFGRKFLLIVGGIGMGICMIIVAAVETETPSIGDPGSDVKSTPVGISIVFLLFLFIFFYKPSWGATVWIWTSEIFSMNVRAQAVGMASQTQNVANAIVQQFFPTFLNNCGFYAFYMFAGINFLLSVFVFFFIPETKQVPLEEIDALFGGANHVTHGEELVAGEKQLQVMQSNTGTEKAEAVTIENAPTRQH; via the exons ATGGCGTTCAACCTCATGGGCTCTAAAAGAGCCTATAACTG GTATATCTCCTGCGTCGCAGCAGCATGCATGGTCCTTTATGGATATGATGCATCGGTATATAACTCCGTACAAGGCTCGAAGAACTGGGTCCTCTATTTTAATGACCCGGATGACAACATGATCGGAGCTGTCAATACGGCTTATACTGTGGGTGCCATCTTTGGTGGTTTCTTCTTGGGAGGGCCCGTAGCAGACTTCCTTGGTCGTAAATATGGAATGGCAATCGGCTGTGTCATGGTGATCGCTTCCACGTTCATGCAGACCTTCGCGCCTCGTGGTAACATTGCATGCTTCCTTGCTGGGCGATGCATCATCGGTATCGGTCAAGGCATTGCTCTGA CTGCGGGTCCAATCTACATTGGCGAGCTGGCACCGGCAGAAATTCGTGGAAAGATCATGACCTTCTGGCAAATGTTCTACTCGGTTGGTTCCTTTATCTGTTTCTGGGTAAACTACGGGTGTACAGAACACAAAGAGAACTTGGGTGAATGGGACTGGAAGATGGTTGTTATCTTTCAACTCTTGGTTCCTTGCTTAATTCTGGCACTTATGCCGACCATTCCAGGCTCTCCACGATGGCAAGT GTACATCCAACGGAACAATGACGTTGAGAAAGCCCGTAAGGCTCTCCAAAGAGTTCGCGAACCTCATGAGGTCGAGGAAGAGCTCCTCAAAATCCGCGAAGCTATTGAATACGAAAAAGAGGCCATCTCTGGAAGCTACTCTGCACTGTGGAAAGACAAGTCTCTCCGCAAGCGTATGGCTCTCGCTCTGGTCATTAATGCTGGTCAGCAGATCACTGGACAGGGCACGCTGAACACTTACTCTACCAAGATCTACCAAAAGGTGTTTCCCAACGCTGGTCAGATTGCTCTCATCAATGCTCTCAATGCGACCTTCGGAATTATTTTCACGCTCAACGCTGTCTGGATTATTGATCGATTTGGGCGCAAATTCCTTCTCATTGTTGGTGGCATCGGTATGGGAATCTGCATGATCATCGTTGCAGCGGTCGAGACCGAAACCCCATCAATTGGTGATCCCGGCTCAGACGTCAAGAGCACGCCCGTCGGCATATCGATCGTATTCTTACTCTTTCTATTCATCTTCTTTT ACAAACCTTCTTGGGGAGCTACCGTGTGGATTTGGACATCTGAGATTTTCTCTATGAATGTCAGAGCCCAAGCGGTGGGAATGGCATCTCAGACGCAGAACGTCGCCAATGCCATCGTCCAACAGTTCTTCCCAACTTTCCTCAATAACTGCGGCTTCTACGCCTTCTACATGTTTGCCGGTATCAACTTCCTCTTGTCAGTGTTcgtgttcttcttcatccccgAGACCAAGCAGGTTCctttggaagagatcgatgCTCTCTTCGGTGGCGCTAACCACGTCACACACGGCGAAGAACTTGTGGCGGGTGAGAAGCAACTGCAGGTGATGCAGTCAAACACAGGTACTGAAAAGGCTGAAGCAGTCACGATTGAGAATGCCCCCACACGGCAGCACTGA